A region of the Cucurbita pepo subsp. pepo cultivar mu-cu-16 chromosome LG14, ASM280686v2, whole genome shotgun sequence genome:
GCTGGAGTATGTTCTAAAATATAATCTTGATATTTACtaagtaaataaattgttcATAGGTTATATTCATGTTCTACCTCCCAAGGACAGAGGCAAGAACTCCATGATGGGCCTTTACCAGCAGTTCTTCATTATCATGTGGTTTTTGGCCCATATAAACGATGTACACCTGTTGAGCAGAGAACAATTAAGCTAAAAGATCCGacgagagagaaacaaaaagtgaTCGGATGATGAGAATCGAAAACTAACGTTGCTTTTGGCAGCCACACGAATGTGTAATGTACACAGATGATCGAGAGCTGTGAAAACGGAAATACAAACCAAGAAGATAGTAGTGCTGCTGCTCTTTCCATGTGCAAACGAACCCATTTTGGAGAGCTGCTGCTTGCAGATAAACCTGGCGTTGCCGCATTACCCATTTTATATCCCAAAGCAAAAGGGATTGGAGAATGAACAGTTGCCTCTCAGCTTAGTCAAATCACTTTTTATCCCATTGgtgaaataaacaaataaaatagcaACCACACTTGTTTAGTGGGGAGAATGGCAAGCCGCTGTAGTACTGCCTCTGTGCCTGCGTACTCCTCCTTTCTCAACGTTTTGACACAAAGACTGTGTCCTTCAAGGAAGCCTCGGAATCAATTGTAATGGATGTTTCTCTGTTCAACTCCGTTATCGATTGCACTGTCAAATAAATGAGACTCATTCCCCTTTACCCACCCTATTACACTTGCACACCCAGGTCTATGACCTATACCCCCACTTTCTAACAATTCTCCTTCATAATAATGACATTTTCCCCCACTTGCTTTTTGGCCTCTGGTTTTTctattcattctcttctccattGGTCGCCATTTTTATAATCTGTTCATGGGCAATGCTCTCGTTTGGGAGACCGAAGCAGCAAAACATGAATATGAATGGGAGATAAAAGAGAACACTGCTGTACTTCTTTGTCAATGGACGACACATAAATTAGACAGCTTTTTGGGCACCGGACTTGAGACAGATCATTATTCATACCTTCATCATCCAGTCCTCAGACATAATGAATTACAAGCAGAGTCTTGGAAAATGGATTTTTAAGCGTCTCTAAGTGTCACAACACCTTCATGAACAAGAATCGATCTTTCATCTCACTTTGTAATAGATTGCATTAATCAAAGGAAAATCTGATCCAAAAAGAATAGAGCGCATTCAGCACAAGGACGGAATTACACTTGAAATCATTTGAAACAAATACCACGTCTTGTATAGACTAGTTACACCCAATTTTCATCTACCATCATCAAGTTTAGTTCGCGAGTCGGACAAGAGTCCACTCATGCAATTGCAGTAACTGTAAAATGGGTCGTCccaataattaagaaattagaatAGTAGGAAGTCTTAAGCAGCCAATCCATCCACCGAATGTCCCAGCTTTCCAGAACCATGGTCAGTGTTCTGTGCGTTTTCATTAAAATCCTTCTCTAACTAAGCCCTTGGATGGATCTGAATGGGAAAATTGGAAGAGAAAATCCATATAAGTTAGCTTTGCTAGAGACATCGAAGTCTGTATAACTGAAAAACACCAAATCCCAACTAAACTTACTTCCTTTAGTGATCATAGCTGCCATTTTCCTGGGAGAGGGAGCAAACATTCTCCTTTTTGTCATTACTGCTATCCGGTGCACTAACACTAATTTCTGGGCCAGAACAATGCTGAGAATTATATCCCTGCAAGAAATGCAAAATCTAGAACGCtaaggaaaataattttcatgtttgaaaaataaaaataaaagaaagaaatacgtGTGTTTACAGGAAAACCATTTGTTTCTTAATTGGAttctcttttaataaaatttttaaaaaggacTATAGAGAATTAAACAGAAAGCAAAACACAGCACAAAGCGTTTTCTTCAAACATCCAAGATGGGCATATCTCAACTAGTTCACACATTTTACACCTTTGTGATAAATGTCAGAAATTGGTCATTCCCAGACCTTAGTGTGAGTGTGTGTGTATTCCAGAAGTTCTGCTCATCAAAACTGGCAAAAGCAGTGGGTATAGAATTAGATTCATTCCCATTATGTGTTCAGACAACTAGGCTAGCATTTAAAATATGGGACTTAGGaacatcatatcatcatgGAGACAACTCAGTTAAAAGATGATATCAATGATGAGTAAGAAGATATTCAGCTCCAAGACTAAGAGATACACGATTATGCTGTTGGATACTCGTCGTATACATAGATAACAATCATAAGACTAAGTAAGACCACAACAACTGCGCGAAGATAAAATGACGATTAGGGACTCATTGCTTCATTCCCAACGGAAGCGGCACATTACATACCAAAGTTCTTTTCCATACTATGGTTAAGACATAAAATATCAATCAACATTGATAGAAGGGAACCACGTGCACAATAAAAATGACAACAAATACATTACCAATATGAAAAAAGGAATACTAATAATAACTTGCAACTTCTACAACAAACATGGAATACTTTTAACTCCTACGAGCAATCACtaggagtttcttgatttttccATCTCTCGACATGATAGTCTATCACCGTCTATGTATGAAACTGAAACTTCAAAGTCTTCATCTCGAcatttaaatctaaataaacaaGCTGACTATAAGCACAAAATAGAAACAGAATGGATTACATCTATGTAAGAACCGACAGCCATCATTTCatgattaaaaacaaaaaactagcTATGTCTGTACATGGAAACTGCACAACTCCAATCAACAagtatgaaaataattcatCTTACTTTGTTCAATTGTTTTAGAGCTTCCTTTCCACGGATTTGTGGTGCATTGAAATGGAAGCGTTCTTCTGACCCCCAGAATTTGGTTTTCTTACTTGCGGAAGCAGTCATATCGGAAAGGCCATTCATTTCAGAACActgcttcctcttcttcctcccatAGCTCCTCAACTTACCCTTCTTGTCCTTGACCTTCCATACATTCTTCCTTCTGAAAATCAGTTTGTCGGACTTCCACACGTCGCTGCTAGTATCTATGACCGTAACCTCGCTCTTCGAGTATCCTTGAAGTTCCTTCTCTCCCTTCTCATCCTCcacctcttcctcttcaaccATACTGCGCGCATTCTGAGCTTTATCCGAACCAGCATTGGCGCCGCCTTTCGAGCTATTATCAGAATTTGATGAGAGGATGTTGTCTTCTTTCTGGGCGCAACACAGATTCTTGTCATCCGCGTAGTCAGCATTAGTAAGAGAGGGAACGGAACAAATCTTGGGGTTCGACTGTTTCCTGGGGAGCTTTTTGCCGGAACATTTGGAACTCCGAGAGGCACCCGTCATGTTGAAGAGGTCAGAGAGGATGCCGGTAATGATACCGTATGAGGATGGGTTCCCATTTTCAATGGGAGagttggaggaggaggaattGTCCCGGCGGTGGGAATTGGGATGAGAGTCAGAGTGGGGGTCGGGCAGAGCGGAATGGGGGCTAGAATGAGGAAGCGAAGAGGGGGAGGGATTGTCCAGGTTTTGGTTAGTGAGGAAGTGATCGAGGTCAAGATTGTCGGCGATCGGGAAACCCTTGTTGGAACGCAGGCGGTCCAGCCAATTGGGAGCAGCCTTCCCGGCCCGTACCGAACAAAGCATCGGGAATTACAGGTGAAAAGTAGAAGAAGGGGGAGAGGGGAAAGCAACCGAGGGTTTCAGATTGCTGgagaaaaccaaaaccaaTTAATTATCTGTACAGTATAATGGATACGAGACCAGGACACAGTGGAATGAGGAAGACACAGCGAGAGatgagatagagagagaaagatgcCACGCGGCTTTATCTGATTGCTTCTAAagttcatatttattaatggGGCTTTgacattataaaaattacatttttcaacGCGtccttaataaaaatttaatccgGCAGAGGTGTGATGTATGTTGATGAACGAAATTTGAAATGTACAGTGAAGACACGCAGGCATCCAGGGAAGGGTAGtaacaaaggaagaaaatggaaaagaggGAAACGCTCCAAGCATCGGCATCGGCATCGGCATCGGCATCAGGAAGGGAGAATGGTCTCAAAGCAGTGGACTCCATCCAACTCCGGCGCGAACCTGGGTTGGGCACTCCTTTTCCTATGGGGCTGCTCCTTAATTGTGCGTATTTGGTTATCTTTATTGGAGCTCACGGTCTCAGCGGCGCCCTCCGCCAGCTTGGTGGGCTGTCCATAGGATCCACTGCCGGAGCCGAAGAAAGAGATGATCTTCCTCATCCTTGCTCCTTTATGAATcagacaataaaataaaacaatgatGAGAAACAGAGGCACAAGAAAGCTGTACGATGTTTAAGACTTGATGGAGGACCGGGGAAGAGGAGAAGCTCTTATAAGTAGAGGAGGAGGTAGAAGCTTCTAGGGAGGGCGACGTCTAGAAGCTTGGACTTGGACGACCCCTTCACTTTGACTCCACTGCATCAAACGTTCAATCACTCAATCGATTCTGGACACACGGCCCGGATTTAGCCTCCGGGGTGGACTGGATAAGAACAACTATGGTTGGAGTTACGTGGATTAGGAGTCGGAATACATTGGATTTACGTGTCGTGCTGCCCAATTCTCGAGTCCTCTCGATTCTCCATGATAGAGTCGTACACGCCTATCGAAGCTTCTCCCCTATCGAAGCTTCTCCCCTATCGCTTAGAGAGTAAATTACTGAATTTATCACAAATTTCGgatcattcttttatttcactttttttttctttttcagttgtgaaattgaatttgattacCTTAAAAGTAGTTGGTTGGATGAGCCACAAGGTGCAACTAGGCCGCACCACGCTTAAGCCCACGGTGTCGGGCATTGGGCTTTTACATTTTCCACAAATTATATGGCAATATTATTAACATGATTCCATCATTTtccccttctgggcttccttGCTTTGTTCAAGCTCCACTTATAAATTTTCCATCGTACATGAAGGGCAAATAGACAACTATAAATACcctagtaaaagaaaaaagaaaaacactaGAGACAATTGAGcggagaaaaatgaagatgaaCCCAAACATTCTCTAATGCAATTGAATAGTAGGATAAAAGAGCTTCCTAATCGAATAAACTGAAACCCATGTCGTCATCGCTCTCTTCCTTCGGCTCCTCCTGCACATTGGGATTGATTAAATGAACAATTAAAGGGAGGAAGATAGGCTAAGGAAACTAAATGGGAACAATATGATCGATTCTAAGTACAAACTACGCTCATCAATATTAAATGTGGGTTATGTGGGTATATGTGAATTATGAAGGTGACCCTTAAATGAATATCGACAGTAAACAGATAATGAGAGCTAGCAGAGGCAGAGCACCATGATGAAACAATTCTATCAAAACCACCGCTAAACTATGATAAAGCccagacattaaaaaaaatcaccaaCATACCTTCTTTTCCTCAACAGCAGGAGCAGCAGCAGAGGCGGAAGCACCACCGGCAGAAGCAGCAACAGACACGGGAGCCGCAGCGCCACCTCCACAGCCAACATTCAGAAGAAGGTCCCCAATATCCCTCTTCTCTGCCAATTTTGCAAACAGGCTGGGCCAGTATGATTCCACACAGAGCCCCGCAGCTGCTACTACAGCAGCAATCTTATCCGCCTAGACCCAACACTCAGATTAATCACGCATCAAccaatacaaaaaagaaaaaaaaaaaaaaaaaaaaaacacaaagagaaTCATTCGTACAGTGATTGCAATCCCATCGTCGTAAAGAGCTAGGGCGGCGTAGGCGCAGGCAAGCTCACTACTAGACATGGTTAGAGTAGCGTCTGGCATGCAATGAGGACCTAGGAATTTTAAAGAATGAAAAGTCAGAGGGGGCAGAAAACGatggagaagagagagaattggaaGATTGTGAAACGCAGAAGTTGGAGGAGCAGAGTAGAACAGAGCATACCAGGATAGCATTTGGAGGGAAATGCGTGTAAAGTGATCGATCCCATTGTCCTTGCTTGGTTGGGATTGTTGATATTAAATATGAAGAGAAATAATAATGAAGTGGGGGAAGGTGGAATCTTTTTCCAGGACTGGAAATTGTGATATAATGGGAGTGGTCCACAGAATATGAGTCTACCACCGGCAACTGCAGATGAGAACCAAcccctctttctttttctgctTAACCATTTTCAGCAACACTGGACTGGACTCCACTGGACTCGACTGAAGCCTATGCCTATTGCCTGACACTCACTCACCCCAACCCTTTTGCGCTTTTACCTTTGCATTCCCATTCGAACTTCTTCCTCTGCAAAACCTCCTTTCCCCttcttttgttaattaaattaatcatcCCCACCTTTGCTTAAATTACCTACTAATATTCGTCTTTTTACTTgctatttaatgtattttttttttttttttttaatatttagtttaGTAATGTATTATAATAGGATAAGTgtgaaaaattgaataatttgtgTTAAAACATTGGAAATGAGTAGAATATGTGAAGAGGAAATGATAATGTTTGGCAGTTTGGTAATAAACAAATCCCGATAACAAACATGTGCACTCCTAACTCATGTTGTCCCCAAGTTTTATTAACCCCACATcctgaattttatttctcatacACTATATTTCCTCTACCACAGTTTCATGCTTTcccatttattttagaaaaacatataaaatttcaatataaatttgTGTCCTATCCGGCAACCCCCCGACCACAACCTTGTTGACTTAGATGGATGGGATCCGGACTACTGACACACCCTTCTCTTCAAATCTTTTCcctttcataaaattattcatttgcTACCCCATTTTCTCCTCCAATTAATTCCCTAAAAATATTGTATATGGAAAGCAAATAACACTTTTTAAATTCATGTTTATCCAAGAGAAAATGCATAGTCAAAACtgtgaaacaaaatatttttccttttaaataaaatctcattttagaaaaagtaatattaaacttcttttttccttcatatTTATAATCTAATAGGAGTTTATGGAATCTAAATATAAATTCGACATGAAAGATTTATCTTCAATCAAATGAAACTTAACAAGACAACAATTTTATCCAAAAAGAAACACTTATCTTTAAAATacatcttatttttttatttgtaaagaatgtttaagacttttatttgtttggtaCTATAGccttatttagtttataagtgaaatttagaatttgtGTTCAATTGCATATCAAATATACACTTTTATTAGACTACCTTATATTGTGGAATAGATTTATGGTAGAAAAgtgatattatttaatttagtatgTAATTAGTCATAAATTTGTTTTCCTCATATTTGAATGCCTATTTGTGATTGGCcaaaattcattcatttatttgtttcttatctATTTTTAGAAATGTGATCAAATCTGagctaaattaaattaaatttagattttgctcaaaaattcaaatgtttcagTAAATAagttgagaaaataaatacaactaaaaaaaatcatgtatAGCACTGCTAAGTTTAGGATTTAAAACTTGGATTAGATATTTGACGTCCTTGACCTTCCCTTCCATCACTCTAATTTGATGTGAACATGATATCAAAAATTATTCTCATAAAAcgagttttttttaacatatttttatctcaaatcacatatttaaaaaaaaaaaaacttattaataaagataatataattatatatttcaagaATGTATGTGATTTAAATGTGATATGAAttctttttatcaaatttgttAAAGGGACGTAATTAAAAGAGAAAGCgttagtatatatttttttagaaatcaaggaaaaaaaaaaaaaaagtgaatcgagggaaagaaaagaaataaagagggGAATGCATGATGCATGGTGATTGTTGATTGATGCATGGGTAATGGGAGGCCCATGGGCATTTTGGGAATTAAGAAAAGTTTGGTGTCCCTGAAATATGTTGAGAGGAAGGGGAAGGGGGCGTACCAAAAATTTCATCTCATCGGTCATTTCTGGGATGCTGTGTGAAAGGAGGCCCCAAGAGATAGTCCACCGCAATCCGACGATCTGAGCAATCAACGTACACACTCCTCcttccctctttctttctttctctatttCTACACTAATTACCAAACACGAAAACTCACACTTcgcttctctctctttctctcgcTCTCCACCTTTTTGTTAATTCGCACACAGGGTTTTTCGTTTTCGTTTCGATCCTCTTCAATTTCGCCTCTCTTCTCTTGCTTCTTCTACTCCACGATCTCCTCCTGGGTTTCGCCGTTTTCCAATGGAAATGTATTAGATAAGCCCTCTCCCCCCATCAGGTAACACCCTACCTCTTCTTTGACCGCTCTTTTTATTCCTgttcttattattaatattcttttccCGATTTCTCTTGCTTTTTTCTACCCCGACGGATATCTCGATCAtacccttcttcttttttttttgttttgtttttgtttttgtttttatttttccagaATAAGATTGTGAAAGAACGATCTTGTTGCACAAACCTCTTTCCCATCATGGCGGTTGCTGAGAATGTTGGACCCAAAATCGGCTCTCCAAgtcaaagttttgaaaacaccATGGTTTCCTCCGATTCTAATGATCCTAAGGATGTTCAAAATCAGAAGCCTAAGAACGATTCTACGGTTTCGATTAATGCAGAACCCGACTTTCATCCCAACGGAATCGATCAGA
Encoded here:
- the LOC111809606 gene encoding uncharacterized protein LOC111809606 isoform X1; translation: MLCSVRAGKAAPNWLDRLRSNKGFPIADNLDLDHFLTNQNLDNPSPSSLPHSSPHSALPDPHSDSHPNSHRRDNSSSSNSPIENGNPSSYGIITGILSDLFNMTGASRSSKCSGKKLPRKQSNPKICSVPSLTNADYADDKNLCCAQKEDNILSSNSDNSSKGGANAGSDKAQNARSMVEEEEVEDEKGEKELQGYSKSEVTVIDTSSDVWKSDKLIFRRKNVWKVKDKKGKLRSYGRKKRKQCSEMNGLSDMTASASKKTKFWGSEERFHFNAPQIRGKEALKQLNKGYNSQHCSGPEISVSAPDSSNDKKENVCSLSQENGSYDH
- the LOC111809606 gene encoding uncharacterized protein LOC111809606 isoform X2, which gives rise to MLCSVRAGKAAPNWLDRLRSNKGFPIADNLDLDHFLTNQNLDNPSPSSLPHSSPHSALPDPHSDSHPNSHRRDNSSSSNSPIENGNPSSYGIITGILSDLFNMTGASRSSKCSGKKLPRKQSNPKICSVPSLTNADYADDKNLCCAQKEDNILSSNSDNSSKGGANAGSDKAQNARSMVEEEEVEDEKGEKELQGYSKSEVTVIDTSSDVWKSDKLIFRRKNVWKVKDKKGKLRSYGRKKRKQCSEMNGLSDMTASASKKTKFWGSEERFHFNAPQIRGKEALKQLNKF
- the LOC111809606 gene encoding uncharacterized protein LOC111809606 isoform X3, with protein sequence MLCSVRAGKAAPNWLDRLRSNKGFPIADNLDLDHFLTNQNLDNPSPSSLPHSSPHSALPDPHSDSHPNSHRRDNSSSSNSPIENGNPSSYGIITGILSDLFNMTGASRSSKCSGKKLPRKQSNPKICSVPSLTNADYADDKNLCCAQKEDNILSSNSDNSSKGGANAGSDKAQNARSMVEEEEVEDEKGEKELQGYSKSEVTVIDTSSDVWKSDKLIFRRKNVWKVKDKKGKLRSYGRKKRKQCSEMNGLSDMTASASKKTKFWGSEERFHFNAPQIRGKEALKQLNKI
- the LOC111809608 gene encoding 60S acidic ribosomal protein P1 produces the protein MGSITLHAFPSKCYPGPHCMPDATLTMSSSELACAYAALALYDDGIAITADKIAAVVAAAGLCVESYWPSLFAKLAEKRDIGDLLLNVGCGGGAAAPVSVAASAGGASASAAAPAVEEKKEEPKEESDDDMGFSLFD